In Citrus sinensis cultivar Valencia sweet orange chromosome 4, DVS_A1.0, whole genome shotgun sequence, one DNA window encodes the following:
- the LOC102622985 gene encoding uncharacterized protein LOC102622985 isoform X1 has product MRKRTQPESSSSSSPASKSEPRATDEQIKTSSNDSIHVSSAKRSGLVWTVAFATLICASYGVYYYQYEHMPPPLTAEQAGRRGFSELEAMKHVKALTQLGPHAVGSDALDRALQYVLAASQKIKESKHWEADVEVDFFHAKSGANRVGTGVFKGKTLIYSDLNHIVLRILPKYASEAGENAILVSSHIDTVSAGEGAGDCSSCVAVMLELARVMSQWAHEFKNAVIFLFNTGEEEGLNGAHSFVTQHPWSTTIRVAVDLEAMGIGGRSALFQAGPNLWAVENFAAVAKYPSGQIIGQDLFASGVFGTATDFQVYTEVAGLSGLDFAYTDKSAVYHTKNDRLDLLKPGSLQHLGENMLDFLLQTASSTSIPKGNAVEEEGKTVHETGVYFDILGKYMVLYHQHFANMLHNSVILQSLLIWTASLVMGGYPAAVSLALTCLSAILMLVLSISFSVVIAFILPQISSSPVPYVASPWLTVGLFAAPAFLGALTGQHLGYIVLKAYLANQYSKGMQLSPVHQAALVKLEAERWLFKSGFLQWLILLALGNYYKIGSTYMALVWLVPPAFAYGFLEATLTPVRLTRPLKLATLLLGLAVPVLVSAGNIIRLANVLVATLVRFDRNPGGTPEWLGNVIFAVVIAVVSCLTLVYLLSYVHLSGAKGPIAFASFILVGLSIIMVSSGIIPPFSEETARAVNIVHIVDASGKFGGKQEPSSYIALYSATPGKLTKEVEQIKEGFVCGRDNVIDFVTSSMKYGCLTDDNSEGGWSQSDIPTIHVNSDTVDTEGNENERITQVSIDMKGAKRLTLAINAKEIEDFTFKVDSEELVPRDAKSSIYGWHIIEFSGGKNAASKFEIALYWAKNSTRAAGNSNGKEKQQPLVKLRTDFDRLTPKTERVLSKLPPWCSLFEGSISSQPLSFLNSLPVNF; this is encoded by the exons ATGCGGAAGAGAACTCAACCtgaatcttcttcttcatcttcaccAGCATCAAAATCAGAACCTCGGGCGACCGatgaacaaatcaaaaccaGCAGTAACGACAGCATTCACGTGAGCAGCGCCAAGCGATCAGGACTCGTTTGGACGGTTGCGTTTGCGACGCTCATCTGCGCGTCTTACGGCGTTTACTACTATCAGTATGAGCATATGCCTCCTCCTCTCACAGCCGAGCAGGCAGGCAGAAGAGGATTCTCCGAGCTGGAAGCTATGAAGCACGTCAAAGCGTTGACTCAGTTGGGCCCACATGCCGTTGGCTCCGACGCTCTTGATCGTGCTCTTCAG TATGTTTTGGCAGCTTcacagaaaattaaagaatcgAAGCACTGGGAGGCAGATGTCGAAGTGGACTTTTTCCATGCAAAATCCGGTGCAAATCGTGTGGGCACTGGTGTGTTCAAGGGGAAAACACTTATTTACTCAGATCTAAATCACATCGTACTAAGAATCCTGCCAAAATATGCATCTGAAGCAGGGGAAAATGCTATTCTTGTCTCTTCTCATATTGATACTGTTTCTGCAGG GGAAGGGGCTGGAGATTGTAGTTCATGTGTTGCTGTTATGTTGGAACTTGCTCGAGTGATGTCACAGTGGGCTCATGAATTTAAGAATGctgtcatatttttatttaatacagGAGAGGAGGAGGGTCTAAATGGTGCTCATAGCTTTGTAACTCAG CATCCCTGGAGTACAACCATTCGTGTGGCTGTAGATTTGGAGGCTATGGGTATTGGAGGCAGGTCTGCCCTTTTCCAG GCTGGCCCAAATCTGTGGGCTGTCGAGAACTTTGCCGCTGTAGCAAAATACCCGTCTGGCCAAATCATTGGACAG GATTTATTCGCATCTGGAGTTTTTGGAACTGCAACCGATTTCCAAGTATACACAGAAGTTGCTGGACTTTCAGGCCTTGATTTTGCATACACAGACAAAAGTGCAGTATATCACACTAAG AATGACAGATTAGATCTACTAAAGCCTGGATCTCTTCAGCATCTTGGAGAAAATATGCTTGATTTTCTGCTTCAGACTGCTTCATCCACCAGTATTCCAAAAGGCAATGCAGTGGAAGAAGAGGGGAAAACTGTCCATGAGACTGGTGTATACTTTGACATTTTG GGGAAATACATGGTCTTATACCATCAACACTTTGCAAACATGCTTCATAATTCAGTGATACTGCAATCACTTCTGATTTGGACTGCATCATTGGTTATGGGTGGTTATCCAGCTGCAGTATCATTGGCCTTGACATGTTTGAGTGCAATCCTCATGTTGGTACTTTCCATTAGTTTCTCTGTTGTTATTGCCTTCATTTTAccccaaatttcttcatccCCCGTGCCCTATGTGGCAAGTCCTTGGTTGACGGTTGGGTTGTTTGCTGCACCTGCTTTCCTGGGGGCATTAACTGGTCAACATTTGGGCTACATTGTCCTGAAAGCGTATCTTGCAAATCAGTATTCCAAGGGAATGCAGTTATCACCCGTTCATCAAGCTGCTTTGGTTAAGTTGGAAGCTGAAAGATGGCTCTTTAAATCTGGTTTTCTTCAGTGGCTCATTCTTCTAGCATTAGGAAACTACTACAAAATTGGATCCACTTATATGGCTCTTGTTTGGTTAGTTCCACCAGCATTTGCAT ATGGCTTTCTTGAAGCAACTTTAACACCTGTCCGTTTGACGAGGCCATTGAAGCTTGCGACTCTGCTCTTAGGCTTGGCTGTGCCAGTTTTAGTTTCTGCTGGCAATATAATTAGATTGGCTAATGTACTTGTCGCAACATTGGTACGATTCGACCG CAACCCAGGTGGCACCCCTGAATGGCTGGGAAATGTCATATTTGCTGTTGTTATAGCAGTTGTCTCATGCCTAACTCTGGTGTATCTCCTTTCATATGTTCATCTTTCAG GTGCAAAAGGTCCAATTGCATTTGcaagttttattttagttgGTCTTTCAATCATCATGGTGTCGTCTGGTATCATTCCACCATTCAGTGAAGAGACTGCCAGAGCTGTGAAT ATTGTGCACATTGTGGATGCAAGTGGAAAGTTTGGTGGAAAACAAGAACCTAGCTCGTATATAGCTCTATATTCTGCAACCCCTGGAAAATTGACAAAGGAGGTTGAGCAGATTAAAGAAGGATTCGTATGTGGTAGAGATAATGTTATCGATTTTGTTACTTCATCCATGAAATATGGTTGCTTGACCGATGACAACTCTGAAGGAGGGTGGAGCCAGTCAGATATTCCAACAATTCATGTTAATAGTGATACAGTTGATACAGAggggaatgaaaatgaaaggatCACACAAGTATCAATTGATATGAAAGGTGCTAAACGCTTGACTCTTGCAATCAATGCCAAGGAAATAGAAGATTTCACATTCAAAG TGGATTCGGAGGAGTTAGTTCCTCGGGATGCGAAGAGCAGCATTTATGGGTGGCACATAATCGAGTTTTCAGGAGGAAAGAATGCAGCATCGAAGTTTGAGATAGCTCTTTACTGGGCAAAAAACTCCACGCGGGCAGCTGGCAATTCGAATGGAAAAGAGAAACAGCAGCCTCTTGTAAAGCTAAGAACTGATTTTGATCGATTAACACCAAAAACTGAAAGAGTTCTTTCGAAGCTTCCTCCATGGTGTTCCTTGTTCGAGGGGTCAATATCTTCCCAACCTTTATCTTTCTTAAATAGTCTTCCTGTTAATTTCTAG
- the LOC102622483 gene encoding mRNA-decapping enzyme subunit 2, with product MSGLPRSSSAPFKNGGLPPQELLDDLCSRFVLNVPQEDQQSFERILFLVEYAHWFYEDNSVENNPSLKSFTLKEFTSLMFNSCDVLRPYVAHIDDIFKDFTSYKVRVPVTGAIILDETYERCILVKGWKGSSWSFPRGKKNKDEEDHACAIREVQEETGFDVSKLLNKDEFIEKIFGQQRVRLYIIAGVRDDTAFAPQTKKEISEIAWQRLDELQPASDDVISHGVTGLKLYMVAPFLASLKKWISAHKPSIAPKHDMPLKGVCVWKAKNNSIGSNTIALESQLTKVASDSQPPDTGPGKSFRNFRFDTAAILQAMEAGFCN from the exons ATGTCAGGTCTCCCTCGATCGTCAAGTGCGCCGTTTAAGAACGGCGGCCTTCCTCCTCAAGAACTCCTCGACGATCTCTGcag TCGGTTTGTATTAAATGTGCCGCAAGAAGATCAACAGTCATTTGAGAGGATTCTGTTTCTTGTGGAGTATGCACATTGGTTCTATGAGGACAATTCAGTGGAAAACAATCCATCACTTAAGTCATTCACTTTGAAGGAGTTTACTTCCTTAA TGTTCAACAGTTGTGATGTACTACGACCTTATGTTGCTCACATAGATGACATATTTAAGGATTTCACTTCTTACAAGGTCCGAGTTCCTGTAACGGGGGCAATCATTTTGGATGAAACCTATGAACGG TGCATACTAGTGAAGGGATGGAAAGGGTCAAGCTGGAGTTTTCCACGTGGgaaaaagaacaaagatgaGGAGGATCATGCATGTGCCATCCGAGAA GTCCAGGAAGAAACGGGTTTTGATGTTTCAAAGCTTCTTAACAAAGATGAGTTCATTGAAAAGATATTTGGACAGCAAAGGGTGCGGCTTTACATAATTGCCGGAGTGAGAGATGATACTGCCTTTGCCCCTCAAACGAAAAAGGAGATTAGT GAAATTGCATGGCAGCGGCTTGATGAACTTCAGCCAGCTAGTGATGATGTGATATCTCACGGAGTCACTGGTCTTAAGCTATATATGGTTGCTCCTTTTCTGGC ATCTTTGAAGAAATGGATTTCAGCACATAAGCCTTCCATTGCTCCAAAACATGATATGCCTCTCAAAG GGGTCTGTGTGTGGAAAGCAAAGAACAATTCTATAGGAAGTAACACAATAGCTCTCGAGAGCCAGTTAACTAAAGTTGCATCTGATTCTCAGCCTCCTGACACAGGGCCCGGTAAAAGCTTCAGGAACTTTAGATTTGATACCGCTGCTATCTTACAAGCAATGGAAGCTGGTTTCTGTAATTGA
- the LOC102623275 gene encoding uncharacterized protein LOC102623275 isoform X2, protein MRSIPLGISCLSINTNTLNSKKQTQAFFSSSSSSSSPSCCRVSISHESSSPPSKLGVCRASQVMELFPTVSPEIVVREARIEDIWEVAETHCSCFFPNYTFPLDLMLRVDRLVAMLSGFTVQHGTRRTCLVAVVGSRMDETFFLGSEDFKVGGLDGKFSLHRGYVAGILTVDTVADFLPRKGPLRQRRTGIAYISNVAVREKFRRKGIAKRLIAKAEAQARGWGCRSIALHCDFNNLGATKLYKGQGFKCVKVPEGANWPQPKNSPDVKFKFMMKLLKAPTAS, encoded by the exons atGCGAAGCATACCGTTGGGAATCTCTTGTCTCTCTATCAACACTAACACTCTCAATTCTAAGAAACAGACACAAgccttcttctcttcttcttcttcttcttcttctccaagCTGCTGCAGGGTTTCTATTTCCCATGAATCATCTTCTCCCCCCTCCAAATTAG GAGTATGCAGAGCAAGTCAAGTGATGGAATTATTTCCAACAGTGTCTCCTGAGATTGTTGTGAGGGAGGCAAGGATAGAGGATATTTGGGAAGTGGCTGAAACTCACTGTAGTTGCTTCTTCCCGAATTACACTTTTCCCCTAGACTTGATGCTGCGGGTTGACAGGTTGGTGGCTATGCTTTCTGGTTTCACTGTACAGCATGGTACTAGGAGAACTTGTTTGGTTGCTGTTGTTGGTAGCCGGATGGATGAAACATTCTTTTTGGGAAGTGAGGATTTCAAAGTCGGAGGTCTTGATGGTAAATTCAGTCTCCATAGAGGTTATGTTGCTGGGATTTTAACTGTGGATACTGTGGCTGATTTTCTTCCAAGAAAAGGACCTCTCCGGCAGAGAAG GACTGGAATTGCATACATATCAAATGTTGCAGTTCGGGAGAAATTTCGACGGAAGGGAATAGCTAAGAGACTCATAGCAAAGGCGGAGGCTCAAGCAAGGGGCTGGGGCTGCCGTTCAATAGCATTGCACTGTGATTTCAACAATCTCGGGGCCACAAAGCTATACAAAGGCCAAGGTTTCAAATGTGTAAAGGTTCCAGAAGGAGCAAACTGGCCACAGCCAAAGAACTCTCCAGATGTTAAGTTTAAGTTCATGATGAAGCTTCTAAAGGCCCCAACCGCTTCTTAG
- the LOC102622985 gene encoding uncharacterized protein LOC102622985 isoform X2, which yields MRKRTQPESSSSSSPASKSEPRATDEQIKTSSNDSIHVSSAKRSGLVWTVAFATLICASYGVYYYQYEHMPPPLTAEQAGRRGFSELEAMKHVKALTQLGPHAVGSDALDRALQYVLAASQKIKESKHWEADVEVDFFHAKSGANRVGTGVFKGKTLIYSDLNHIVLRILPKYASEAGENAILVSSHIDTVSAGEGAGDCSSCVAVMLELARVMSQWAHEFKNAVIFLFNTGEEEGLNGAHSFVTQHPWSTTIRVAVDLEAMGIGGRSALFQAGPNLWAVENFAAVAKYPSGQIIGQDLFASGVFGTATDFQVYTEVAGLSGLDFAYTDKSAVYHTKNDRLDLLKPGSLQHLGENMLDFLLQTASSTSIPKGNAVEEEGKTVHETGVYFDILGKYMVLYHQHFANMLHNSVILQSLLIWTASLVMGGYPAAVSLALTCLSAILMLVLSISFSVVIAFILPQISSSPVPYVASPWLTVGLFAAPAFLGALTGQHLGYIVLKAYLANQYSKGMQLSPVHQAALVKLEAERWLFKSGFLQWLILLALGNYYKIGSTYMALVWLVPPAFAYGFLEATLTPVRLTRPLKLATLLLGLAVPVLVSAGNIIRLANVLVATLVRFDRNPGGTPEWLGNVIFAVVIAVVSCLTLVYLLSYVHLSGAKGPIAFASFILVGLSIIMVSSGIIPPFSEETARAVNIHFRASTFQFITR from the exons ATGCGGAAGAGAACTCAACCtgaatcttcttcttcatcttcaccAGCATCAAAATCAGAACCTCGGGCGACCGatgaacaaatcaaaaccaGCAGTAACGACAGCATTCACGTGAGCAGCGCCAAGCGATCAGGACTCGTTTGGACGGTTGCGTTTGCGACGCTCATCTGCGCGTCTTACGGCGTTTACTACTATCAGTATGAGCATATGCCTCCTCCTCTCACAGCCGAGCAGGCAGGCAGAAGAGGATTCTCCGAGCTGGAAGCTATGAAGCACGTCAAAGCGTTGACTCAGTTGGGCCCACATGCCGTTGGCTCCGACGCTCTTGATCGTGCTCTTCAG TATGTTTTGGCAGCTTcacagaaaattaaagaatcgAAGCACTGGGAGGCAGATGTCGAAGTGGACTTTTTCCATGCAAAATCCGGTGCAAATCGTGTGGGCACTGGTGTGTTCAAGGGGAAAACACTTATTTACTCAGATCTAAATCACATCGTACTAAGAATCCTGCCAAAATATGCATCTGAAGCAGGGGAAAATGCTATTCTTGTCTCTTCTCATATTGATACTGTTTCTGCAGG GGAAGGGGCTGGAGATTGTAGTTCATGTGTTGCTGTTATGTTGGAACTTGCTCGAGTGATGTCACAGTGGGCTCATGAATTTAAGAATGctgtcatatttttatttaatacagGAGAGGAGGAGGGTCTAAATGGTGCTCATAGCTTTGTAACTCAG CATCCCTGGAGTACAACCATTCGTGTGGCTGTAGATTTGGAGGCTATGGGTATTGGAGGCAGGTCTGCCCTTTTCCAG GCTGGCCCAAATCTGTGGGCTGTCGAGAACTTTGCCGCTGTAGCAAAATACCCGTCTGGCCAAATCATTGGACAG GATTTATTCGCATCTGGAGTTTTTGGAACTGCAACCGATTTCCAAGTATACACAGAAGTTGCTGGACTTTCAGGCCTTGATTTTGCATACACAGACAAAAGTGCAGTATATCACACTAAG AATGACAGATTAGATCTACTAAAGCCTGGATCTCTTCAGCATCTTGGAGAAAATATGCTTGATTTTCTGCTTCAGACTGCTTCATCCACCAGTATTCCAAAAGGCAATGCAGTGGAAGAAGAGGGGAAAACTGTCCATGAGACTGGTGTATACTTTGACATTTTG GGGAAATACATGGTCTTATACCATCAACACTTTGCAAACATGCTTCATAATTCAGTGATACTGCAATCACTTCTGATTTGGACTGCATCATTGGTTATGGGTGGTTATCCAGCTGCAGTATCATTGGCCTTGACATGTTTGAGTGCAATCCTCATGTTGGTACTTTCCATTAGTTTCTCTGTTGTTATTGCCTTCATTTTAccccaaatttcttcatccCCCGTGCCCTATGTGGCAAGTCCTTGGTTGACGGTTGGGTTGTTTGCTGCACCTGCTTTCCTGGGGGCATTAACTGGTCAACATTTGGGCTACATTGTCCTGAAAGCGTATCTTGCAAATCAGTATTCCAAGGGAATGCAGTTATCACCCGTTCATCAAGCTGCTTTGGTTAAGTTGGAAGCTGAAAGATGGCTCTTTAAATCTGGTTTTCTTCAGTGGCTCATTCTTCTAGCATTAGGAAACTACTACAAAATTGGATCCACTTATATGGCTCTTGTTTGGTTAGTTCCACCAGCATTTGCAT ATGGCTTTCTTGAAGCAACTTTAACACCTGTCCGTTTGACGAGGCCATTGAAGCTTGCGACTCTGCTCTTAGGCTTGGCTGTGCCAGTTTTAGTTTCTGCTGGCAATATAATTAGATTGGCTAATGTACTTGTCGCAACATTGGTACGATTCGACCG CAACCCAGGTGGCACCCCTGAATGGCTGGGAAATGTCATATTTGCTGTTGTTATAGCAGTTGTCTCATGCCTAACTCTGGTGTATCTCCTTTCATATGTTCATCTTTCAG GTGCAAAAGGTCCAATTGCATTTGcaagttttattttagttgGTCTTTCAATCATCATGGTGTCGTCTGGTATCATTCCACCATTCAGTGAAGAGACTGCCAGAGCTGTGAAT ATTCATTTTAGAGCTTCAACTTTCCAATTCATCACCAGATAG
- the LOC102623275 gene encoding uncharacterized protein LOC102623275 isoform X1, with amino-acid sequence MRSIPLGISCLSINTNTLNSKKQTQAFFSSSSSSSSPSCCRVSISHESSSPPSKLGVCRASQVMELFPTVSPEIVVREARIEDIWEVAETHCSCFFPNYTFPLDLMLRVDRLVAMLSGFTVQHGTRRTCLVAVVGSRMDETFFLGSEDFKVGGLDGKFSLHRGYVAGILTVDTVADFLPRKGPLRQRSSFHRTGIAYISNVAVREKFRRKGIAKRLIAKAEAQARGWGCRSIALHCDFNNLGATKLYKGQGFKCVKVPEGANWPQPKNSPDVKFKFMMKLLKAPTAS; translated from the exons atGCGAAGCATACCGTTGGGAATCTCTTGTCTCTCTATCAACACTAACACTCTCAATTCTAAGAAACAGACACAAgccttcttctcttcttcttcttcttcttcttctccaagCTGCTGCAGGGTTTCTATTTCCCATGAATCATCTTCTCCCCCCTCCAAATTAG GAGTATGCAGAGCAAGTCAAGTGATGGAATTATTTCCAACAGTGTCTCCTGAGATTGTTGTGAGGGAGGCAAGGATAGAGGATATTTGGGAAGTGGCTGAAACTCACTGTAGTTGCTTCTTCCCGAATTACACTTTTCCCCTAGACTTGATGCTGCGGGTTGACAGGTTGGTGGCTATGCTTTCTGGTTTCACTGTACAGCATGGTACTAGGAGAACTTGTTTGGTTGCTGTTGTTGGTAGCCGGATGGATGAAACATTCTTTTTGGGAAGTGAGGATTTCAAAGTCGGAGGTCTTGATGGTAAATTCAGTCTCCATAGAGGTTATGTTGCTGGGATTTTAACTGTGGATACTGTGGCTGATTTTCTTCCAAGAAAAGGACCTCTCCGGCAGAGAAG TTCTTTTCACAGGACTGGAATTGCATACATATCAAATGTTGCAGTTCGGGAGAAATTTCGACGGAAGGGAATAGCTAAGAGACTCATAGCAAAGGCGGAGGCTCAAGCAAGGGGCTGGGGCTGCCGTTCAATAGCATTGCACTGTGATTTCAACAATCTCGGGGCCACAAAGCTATACAAAGGCCAAGGTTTCAAATGTGTAAAGGTTCCAGAAGGAGCAAACTGGCCACAGCCAAAGAACTCTCCAGATGTTAAGTTTAAGTTCATGATGAAGCTTCTAAAGGCCCCAACCGCTTCTTAG